One region of Armigeres subalbatus isolate Guangzhou_Male chromosome 3, GZ_Asu_2, whole genome shotgun sequence genomic DNA includes:
- the LOC134226729 gene encoding CLK4-associating serine/arginine rich protein-like, giving the protein MKMWHEARKQEKKIRGMLVDYRKRAERRQDFYERIKADPTQFLQVHGRKCKVHLDASVAAAAENPAIMMPWQGQKDNLIDRFDVRAHLDYIPTLTVKPDQPVEDDVLDMEERSMNYERYRVLAQNEFLGISEDKFLHQLHLEEQFGVNAQVEAEQKASSSKKKPSGGVAIGYTYEDSDSTGVVPFSQTITAIEQSTATSKYDECMKSDSDSDLDMDVSIDINKVGNAQAHEMNACGRHYGMKSNDFYSYLTKDADEAEALKMAREEEQEKIMFSGRKSRRERRAQRERKFAGRPTSPPSYAAKEELVPRTYDDPNDSSRSPSPVNSGKITYITSFGGEDELQPHSKISISFKKDSQGEASTSKGSSYAQKVKQNLEKLKSISSKEEEHKKPAQYQRRSRSYSDRSRSRSRSNSRTWRRRKSRSRSREKRTYSKYKRRSRSSSRSSRSRGHRTDRRRRKTRSPSSSSSPPARKATRKPSSSDSDSSQGGQPKPKAVASQPERKLQIKTEPPEKPLAAIPPPGTVTSLPPTLATISQNTPIPVVTVKKEATPPKVPVLIEPEPEVPIRRYYGRKRDDQSSSDSDLSTGSSDDEQQTKGGDPTAAESCSILPPTEATGSLLPGGIIIKQEKLESGPVGAASTSSSSSRFGGGSSVVDTSESKALVSSSIGASKSLNPRDRLKRKMQILLNKQFKADKKAEIEKVERQIQQQQEREDEMRELALKLRRRQRELRHKYGSPESEKSPSKSVESSDDEKQKESRLPPVKEPTPPPKVPPSSSTTSSFSTSAVIERKPMLRRFAQAEASRSPSTTRSTRRRSRSRSRSTAGSRSMAQAPSTSRRYDERHRRHSPTAPATRSRYRSRSRSQEKFRDRDRDRDRDRGRYGGKPSRDYGRGEGSRHYRRRSRSASRERRRSRSRTRRSRSKSRSKTSAGNNRRDRSPKIVKKLVDY; this is encoded by the exons ATGAAAATGTGGCACGAAGCACGTAAACAGGAAAAGAAGATCCGGGGAATGCTGGTGGATTACCGGAAGCGGGCGGAACGACGGCAGGATTTTTACGAGCGAATA AAAGCCGATCCAACGCAGTTTCTCCAAGTTCATGGTCGCAAATGCAAGGTCCATTTAGATGCCAGCGTGGCCGCAGCTGCCGAGAATCCAGCCATCAT GATGCCGTGGCAAGGTCAGAAAGATAATTTGATTGATCGGTTTGACGTGAGGGCCCATCTGGATTACATTCCTACCTTGACCGTGAAACCGGACCAACCGGTGGAAGATGATGTGCTGGATATGGAGGAACGATCCATGAATTACGAGCGGTATCGCGTTCTTGCACAGAACGAGTTTCTCG gaattagcGAAGATAAATTTCTGCATCAGTTACACTTGGAAGAACAATTCGGAGTGAATGCGCAAGTCGAGGCTGAACAGAAAGCTTCCTCGTCAAAGAAAAAGCCATCCGGTGGAGTTGCAATAGGATATACCTATGAGGACAGCGATTCCACTGGTGTGGTCCCTTTCAGTCAAACAATCACGGCTATTGAGCAATCGACCGCTACCTCAAAGTATGATGAATGCATGAAGAGTGACTCCGATTCTGATCTGGATATGGACGTATCCATAGACATCAACAAAGTGGGTAACGCACAGGCTCACGAGATGAATGCATGCGGAAGGCATTATGGAATGAAAAGTAATGACTTCTATTCATATCTCACAAAAGATGCCGACGAGGCGGAAGCGCTTAAAATGGCAAGAGAAGAAGAGCAGGAAAAAATTATGTTCAGCGGGCGAAAGAGTAGAAGGGAGCGACGGGCACAACGGGAGAGGAAATTTGCTGGAAGGCCGACCAGTCCTCCAAGCTATGCTGCAAAAGAAGAACTAGTTCCGAGGACCTACGACGATCCTAACGACAGCTCACGGTCACCATCACCCGTCAACTCAGGAAAAATCACTTACATTACCTCTTTCGGTGGAGAAGATGAGCTCCAACCACACTCTAAAATATCCATTAGCTTTAAGAAAGACAGTCAAGGCGAAGCCAGCACCTCGAAAGGGAGTTCCTATGCCCAAAAAGTGAAACAAAACTTAGAGAAACTTAAAAGCATTAGTTCCAAAGAAGAAGAACACAAAAAGCCCGCTCAATACCAGAGACGATCGAGAAGTTACAGCGATCGAAGTAGAAGCCGCAGTCGAAGTAATTCCAGAACTTGGCGACGAAGAAAATCCCGCAGTCGTTCGAGAGAGAAACGAACCTATTCCAAATACAAGCGGCGCTCTAGATCTAGTTCGCGTTCCTCACGCTCCCGAGGGCATCGAACCGATCGCCGCCGGAGAAAAACTCGATCACCTTCCTCATCGTCTTCGCCGCCTGCTCGTAAAGCAACCCGCAAACcttccagttcggattccgattCCTCGCAAGGCGGTCAACCGAAGCCCAAAGCAGTTGCTTCTCAGCCAGAACGAAAATTACAAATCAAAACGGAACCTCCGGAAAAACCCTTAGCTGCTATACCTCCGCCAGGTACTGTTACATCTCTTCCTCCAACACTCGCGACCATTTCCCAGAACACACCGATACCCGTTGTGACGGtgaagaaagaagcaacaccACCCAAAGTGCCTGTGCTGATTGAACCGGAACCGGAGGTGCCGATCCGGCGGTACTACGGCCGCAAACGTGATGACCAAAGCTCGAGCGACAGTGATCTATCGACGGGTAGCTCCGACGATGAGCAGCAGACAAAAGGCGGCGATCCGACTGCGGCGGAATCGTGTAGCAT TTTACCCCCAACGGAGGCAACGGGTAGCCTCCTTCCCGGAGGAATAATAATTAAGCAGGAAAAGCTCGAAAGTGGTCCAGTTGGTGCCGCTtccacatcatcatcatcgtcaagGTTTGGTGGTGGTAGCTCAGTGGTCGACACATCCGAGTCCAAA GCTTTGGTTTCGTCTTCCATCGGTGCATCAAAGTCACTTAATCCTAGAGATAGATTAAAGCGGAAAATGCAGATTCTACTCAACAAGCAAT TTAAAGCAGATAAAAAGGCTGAAATCGAGAAGGTTGAACGTCAAATTCAACAACAGCAAGAACGGGAGGATGAAATGCGAGAATTGGCGCTCAAATTGCGTCGAAG GCAACGTGAATTACGCCACAAGTACGGTTCGCCGGAAAGTGAAAAGAGCCCGTCCAAATCGGTAGAAAGCTCCGACGATGAAAAACAGAAGGAGTCTCGATTACCGCCGGTGAAGGAACCGACTCCACCGCCAAAAGTTCCACCTTCGTCATCAACGACGTCGAGTTTCAGCACCAGTGCCGTTATCGAACGGAAGCCCATGCTTCGGCGGTTCGCACAAGCAGAGGCTTCCCGATCACCGAGTACGACCCGATCGACGCGTCGACGTTCCCGAAGTCGTAGCCGATCAACGGCCGGTAGTCGTAGTATGGCACAAGCTCCTAGCACAAGCCGACGGTATGACGAACGTCACCGGCGACATAGTCCAACTGCACCGGCAACGAGATCGCGATACCGGTCTCGATCCAGGTCCCAGGAAAAGTTCCGTGACCGTGATCGGGATCGCGATCGCGATCGTGGTCGTTACGGAGGAAAACCTTCCCGGGATTATGGAAGGGGCGAGGGCAGTCGTCATTATCGACGTAGATCGCGCTCGGCTTCTCGGGAACGTCGTCGATCCCGCTCCAGGACGCGAAGATCGAGGTCGAAGTCCAGAAGTAAAACCAGTGCCGGTAATAATCGCAGGGATAGATCACCTAAGATAGTGAAGAAGTTGGTTGACTATTGA